GCTGCTGCGCGGGGTGCCCGGGGTGCGCGTGCTGGCGACGAGCCGGGAGCCGCTCGGCCTGCCGGGCGAGGTCGTGTGGACCGTCCCGCCGCTGGACGTCCCGGGCCGCGGTGACGATCCGGAGGCGTCGAGCGCGGTCCGGCTGTTCGCGGAGCGGGCGCGGGCGGCGTCGCGGGACTTCCGCCTGGACGGGGACACCGCCGGACCGGTCGGGGAGTTGTGCCGCAGGCTGGACGGCATCCCGCTCGCCCTCGAACTGGCCGCGACCCGGGTGCGGACGCTCGGGGTCGAGGGGCTCGTCGACCGGATCGACGACCGGTTCCGGCTGCTGTCGTCCGGTCACCGCGGCGCCCCGGCCCGGCAGCGCACGCTCACCGCGGTGATCGACTGGAGCTGGGACCTGCTGACCGGGCCGGAGCGCGCGGTGCTGCGCCGGCTGTCGGTGCACGCCGACGGCTGCACGGCCGACTCGGCCGAGGCGGTGTGCGCGGGCGGGGAGGTCCGGGAAGCGGAGGTCCTCGACGTCCTGGTGCGGCTGGTCGACCGCTCGCTGGTCGTGATGACGGAGCGTCCCGGCGAGGGCCCCCGGTACCGGCTGCTGGAGTCCGTCGCCGCCTACGCGGCGGAGCGGCTGGCGGAGGCGGGGGAGACGCGGCGCGCCGAGGCCGCGCACAGCGCCCACCACCTGGCCCTGGCCGAGCGCGCGGCGGACCGCCTGACCGGGCCCGAGCAGGCGCGCTGGCTGGCGAGGCTCGACGTCGAGTCGGCGAACCTGCGGGCCGCGCTCGACGCCGCAGGGTCGGCGGACGAGGCGCTGCGGCTGGTCAACGCGCTCGCCTGGTACTGGTTCCTGCGCGGACGGCTGACCGAGGCGCTGCGGTCGCTGGAGGCCGCGCTCGCGCGGGACGGCGGATCGCCGGACGTCCGGGCCCGCGCGCTGGCGTGGCGTGCGGGGCTGGCCGTGCTCAAGGGCGCGCCCGGCGACTGGAAGGCCCGCCGCGACGAGGCCCTCGCGCTCGTGGACGCCACCGGCGACGACCGCCTGAAGGCGTGGGCGCGCTGGTTCCTGACGTTCGCCCGGGCCGAACTGGACGATACCGGCGAGTGCGCCGCGCGGCTGGAGGAGGCGCTCGCGGGGTTCCGCGCGTCCGGCGACCGGTGGGGCGAGGCGGCGGCGCTCGTCCAGCGCGCCATGCACGCCCACGCGCGCGGCGAGCCCGCCGCGCTGGAGCGCGACGCCGAACGGGCCGCCGTGCTGTTCGACGAGGCCGGCGACCGCTGGGGGCGGCTCCAGGCGGTGGAGTGGCTCGGCGGGCTGGCGGAGCTGACCGGCGACTACGACCGGGCCGAGCGGCTCCATCACGACGCGCAGCGGATCGCCGAGGAGCTGCGGATGTGGCCGGACGTCGCCATGCGGATGGCGTGGCGCGGCTGGATCGCCTACCTGCGCCGCGACCACGCGTCCGCGCGGCGGCTGTTCGGGCGGGCGCGGCGCGTCGCGGCGGAGCAGGGGTTCGCGCCCGCGGCCATGTTCGCCGACATCGGCCTCGGCCTGGCGGCGGAGCGCGAGGGGCGGCTGGAGGACGCCGAGGACCGGATGCGGCCCCTGCTGGCGGCGGCGTCGCCGGAGGAGTTCCCGCCCCTGTACCTGCCGATGATCCAGACGGGGCTGGGCCGCGCGGCGGAGGCGCGGGGCGACGCGGCGTCCGCCGTCCGGTACCAGCGGGACGCGCTGGCCGTCGCGATCAGGCTGGCGGCGCCGCGGGACCTGGCGGGCGCCCTGGAGGGGCTGGCCTGCGCGCTGGCCCTCGCCGGCCGGAGCCGGGACGCGGCGGCGGCCCTCGGGAAGGCGGCGGCGATCCGGGAGGCGGCCGGCGTGCCGCCCGCCCCCGTCGAGCGGGACGACATCGACCGGGCCGCCGCGCGGATCGGGGACGCCGCCGGGCCGGACGCGTTCGCCGCGGGCGCGGGCCTCGACCCGGCGGAGATCCTGCGCCGGGCGGAGACCGTCCCTCCCGAGGGCGCGTCCGTCTGGGCCGGCCGGTAGGGGAGGGGCGGACGGGGCGGGGGCGACTCCTCCTTATTGCAGGAAGGTTGCGAATGGTCGCGGAATCGTCACGACCCCTTGTGGCCCTCCTCACACGGGATGATCATCACCTCCCGTGGGACGACGGGGGTTGGTGCTCAGCCGGATCATCGGCGATCGGACGCTGGTGCTGGCCGCCTGCGCCACCGCCCTGTTCGCCACGACCGTCCTCGCGGCCCTGGTCGGCTACACCGGATCGGTGACCCGCGAGGGCCTGCGCCGCACGCTGGCGGACGCGACGTTCGAGTCGGTCGGGACGACGCTCGGCACCCACGTCCCGGCGAACGGCCTCCCCGCGGTCCAGGGCAAGGTCGACCGGGCGCTCAAGCAGATCTACCGGGACGTCCCGCTGGCGGTCTCGATGAGCGTCCGCAGCGACTCCTACACGCTGCCCGGCCAGGAGAAGAGCGACCACCCCGAGCTGACGGCGTTCGAGACCTACACCGGGATCGAGAAGCACGCGCGGCTCACCGAGGGACGCTGGCCCGGCGCGGCCTCGGGCACGGGCTCCGGGGAGGTCGAGGTCGAGGCGGCCCTGCCCGGCGCCGCCGCCCGCGCGATGCACGCCGGCGTGGACGACGTCCTCACGCTGCACGGCCGCGTCGACAAGAAGTCGGTCGTGAAGGTGCGCGTCGTCGGGCTGTTCGACGTCCCCGACCCGCAGGACTACTTCTGGCAGGACGACAAGCTCATCACCACCGGCGTCGAACGGCTCACCTACACGAGCCACGGGCCGTTCGTGGTGCGGCCCCAGGTCTTCGCCGCCCGGTTCACCGGCACGGGATCCGAGGCGCGCTTCACCGTCATGCCGGACCTGCGCGGCGTCGAGCCGGGCGAGCTCGGCCCCCTCGGCGACCGGGTGGCCGCCGGCGGCGACACCTTCAAGAGGGTCGGCGACGGCGCGCAGTTCAGCGTCGCGACCGACCTGCCCGACCTGACCGCGCAGCTGCGCACCGCGCTCCAGGTCGCGCGGTCCACGATGCTCATCCCGGTGATCCAGCTCGTCCTGCTGGCGGGCTGCGCGTGGTCGCTGGTCGCGCGGCTGCTCGCCGACCACCGGCGCGGCGAGGTCGCGCTGCTGCGCACCCGCGGCCTCGGCATGCGCCAGCTCGCCCGGCTCGGCCTCGCCGAGGGCCTGCTGATCGTGCTGCCCGCCGCGGTGCTCGGCCCGCTGCTGGCCGGCCCGCTGCTGCGCCTGGCCGGGCACGCGCCCGCGGTCCGGGACTCGGGGCTGCGGCTGGACGCCGGGCCGCTCCTGCCGCTGTGGACCGTCTCGGTGCTGACGGCGCTGGCCTGCGCCGTCGTCCTGACGGTCCCGACGCTGCGCGGCGCGAACCGGACCTTCGTGGAGGCCCAGGCCGGCATCGGGCGGCAGGGCCGCGGCGGCCTGCGCGGCTCGGGCACCGACCTCGCGCTGCTGCTGGTCGCCGGACTCGCGATCTGGCAGCTCACCCGGTACGGGGCGGACGGCGCGGGCGGCGGCGACCCCGGCGGCGGCACGGGCGGCATCGACCCGTTCATCGTGTCCGGCCCGGCCCTGGCCCTGCTCGCCGGCGGCGTCCTCCTGCTCCGCCTCGTGCCCGCCGTCACCCGTGTGGCCGAGCGGATCGCGACCCGCGGGCGCGGCCTCGTGGCCGTCCTCGGCACCCGGCAGGTCGGGCGGCGCCAGCTCCGCTACACCGGGCCCGTCCTGCTGCTGGTGATGGCGATGGCCGTCGGGGTCCTGTCGGTCACGACGATGGCGACCTGGCGGCGGTCGCAGACCGACCAGGCCGACTTCCAGAGCGGCGCCGACCTGCGGCTGGCCGCCTCGGCCCGGGAGGGCCGCCCGGAGCCGCTCGGGCAGGCCGGGCGGTTCGCGGCGCTGCCGGGCGTCTCGGCCGCGAGCGGGGTGCTGCGCATGGACGCCGACCTCGGCACCGAACCCGCGACGCTGCTCGGCGTCGACGCGAGGAAGCTCGGCCCGCTCCTGCGCGTCGCTCCGGGCCTGCGGAACGACCTGCGGCTGGACGAGCTGGCGCGGCTGCGTCCGGCCGTCCCGGCGCTGACCGTCCCCGGCACGCCGAAGCGGCTCCTGTTCGACCTGCGCCTCAGCCGCTCCGGTCCGGAGCCCGAAGTGCCCCCCGACTACGTGCCGCCGCTCGGCGAGGGCTACAAGTTCGTGGTGAGCATCGTCGACGCCGACGGGCTCACCCGGCAGGTGCCCCTGCCCGGCATCGACGCGGACGGCGACGAGCACACCATCGCCCTCGACACCGCTCGGCTCGCGGGAAAGGACGGCGTGCCCTCCTTCCCGCTGGCGGTCCGCGGCGTCCACTTCAACTACGACGACAACAAGATCTCGGGCAGGCTCGACCTGGAGCTGCGGAGCATCGCCGGCGAGGGCACCGGCCGGGCCGCGCGGCCCGCGGGGTCCCGCTGGGACGCGTTCGCCAAACCGCAGGACCTGGAGCATCCGCTCAGGACTACCGCCAAGGAGAGCAAGGACGCGCTGGCGACCCTCACGATCCCCTCGTCGCCCACCCTCGATCGCCAGGGCTTCTACGGCTACGCGACCGGCACGGCCGTCCACGCGATGCTCGGCACGTCCCACCCGCCCTCGCACGACACCAAGAACACCGACCTGCTCCCGGTCGTGCCGGGTGTCATCACCAAGGAGATGGCGAGCCGCGCCAAGGTCGGCGTCGGCGGCACCGTCACCGTGAACACCATCGACGGCGACCAGCCCGTCAAGGTCGCCGGCATCGCGCCCGCGCTGCCGAGCGTGCCGCCCGGCAGGCCGGGCGTCCTGGTCGACCTGCCCACCCTCACCCAGTCGCGGCTCGCCGTGGACGGTTCGGGCGGCGAGACCATCACGCCGCGGGAATGGTGGGCGTCGGCGCGCGGCGGCCGCACCGCCCCGGCCGCAAGGGAACTGGCCCGCCATCCCGCCTGGGGCGAGGTCGCGGCCGACCGCGTCGAGACCCGCTCCCGGCTCCGCGACGCCCCGCTGGGCGCGGCGCTCCAGGGCGCGCTCGTCCTCGGCTTCGCCGCGGCGCTGGCGTTCGCCGTCATCGCGTTCGTGGTGAACGCGGCGGTGACCGCCGGCGAGCGCCACCGGGAGTTCGCGGTGCTGCGGGCGCTCGGCGTGCCGCCCCGGCAGGTCGCCGGGATGCTCGCGATCGAGCAGGCCTACCTCGTCGGGCTCGGCCTGCTCGGCGGGACGGTCCTCGGCCTGGTCGTGGCGAGGCTCGTCGTCCCGCACGTGGTGCTGAGCGTGCAGGCCGCCGAGCCGTACCCGCCCGCCGATCTGGTCGTCCAATGGCCCG
The sequence above is a segment of the Actinomadura coerulea genome. Coding sequences within it:
- a CDS encoding BTAD domain-containing putative transcriptional regulator, whose product is MRFGVLGPLAVWTDDGGLVPVPGLKVRALLADLLVHEGRPVPADRLIDDLWGDAPPGNPMGALSAKVSQLRRVLEDAEPGARALVESRPAGYLLGAAAERVDARSFRSLVERARGAAEPKERAALLAEALGRWRGPALADFRDEEFARPAVARLEELRLTALEEHAEVRLALGEHGALAAELGAAVEEHPLRERLRAAHMRALYRAGRQNEALEGYERYRVLLAEELGLDPGLELAELQRAVLRQDPALGGPAAPEPPRPRSNLPVPPTRLIGRDGAVREIRARIGTDRLVTLTGPGGVGKTRLAVETAAGLADAFGDGVWMAELAALERSTVPDLAEVVTAILDIRDAPGAPAAALDRLAAALGARRLLLVLDNCEHVVEQAAELADRLLRGVPGVRVLATSREPLGLPGEVVWTVPPLDVPGRGDDPEASSAVRLFAERARAASRDFRLDGDTAGPVGELCRRLDGIPLALELAATRVRTLGVEGLVDRIDDRFRLLSSGHRGAPARQRTLTAVIDWSWDLLTGPERAVLRRLSVHADGCTADSAEAVCAGGEVREAEVLDVLVRLVDRSLVVMTERPGEGPRYRLLESVAAYAAERLAEAGETRRAEAAHSAHHLALAERAADRLTGPEQARWLARLDVESANLRAALDAAGSADEALRLVNALAWYWFLRGRLTEALRSLEAALARDGGSPDVRARALAWRAGLAVLKGAPGDWKARRDEALALVDATGDDRLKAWARWFLTFARAELDDTGECAARLEEALAGFRASGDRWGEAAALVQRAMHAHARGEPAALERDAERAAVLFDEAGDRWGRLQAVEWLGGLAELTGDYDRAERLHHDAQRIAEELRMWPDVAMRMAWRGWIAYLRRDHASARRLFGRARRVAAEQGFAPAAMFADIGLGLAAEREGRLEDAEDRMRPLLAAASPEEFPPLYLPMIQTGLGRAAEARGDAASAVRYQRDALAVAIRLAAPRDLAGALEGLACALALAGRSRDAAAALGKAAAIREAAGVPPAPVERDDIDRAAARIGDAAGPDAFAAGAGLDPAEILRRAETVPPEGASVWAGR
- a CDS encoding FtsX-like permease family protein; the protein is MGRRGLVLSRIIGDRTLVLAACATALFATTVLAALVGYTGSVTREGLRRTLADATFESVGTTLGTHVPANGLPAVQGKVDRALKQIYRDVPLAVSMSVRSDSYTLPGQEKSDHPELTAFETYTGIEKHARLTEGRWPGAASGTGSGEVEVEAALPGAAARAMHAGVDDVLTLHGRVDKKSVVKVRVVGLFDVPDPQDYFWQDDKLITTGVERLTYTSHGPFVVRPQVFAARFTGTGSEARFTVMPDLRGVEPGELGPLGDRVAAGGDTFKRVGDGAQFSVATDLPDLTAQLRTALQVARSTMLIPVIQLVLLAGCAWSLVARLLADHRRGEVALLRTRGLGMRQLARLGLAEGLLIVLPAAVLGPLLAGPLLRLAGHAPAVRDSGLRLDAGPLLPLWTVSVLTALACAVVLTVPTLRGANRTFVEAQAGIGRQGRGGLRGSGTDLALLLVAGLAIWQLTRYGADGAGGGDPGGGTGGIDPFIVSGPALALLAGGVLLLRLVPAVTRVAERIATRGRGLVAVLGTRQVGRRQLRYTGPVLLLVMAMAVGVLSVTTMATWRRSQTDQADFQSGADLRLAASAREGRPEPLGQAGRFAALPGVSAASGVLRMDADLGTEPATLLGVDARKLGPLLRVAPGLRNDLRLDELARLRPAVPALTVPGTPKRLLFDLRLSRSGPEPEVPPDYVPPLGEGYKFVVSIVDADGLTRQVPLPGIDADGDEHTIALDTARLAGKDGVPSFPLAVRGVHFNYDDNKISGRLDLELRSIAGEGTGRAARPAGSRWDAFAKPQDLEHPLRTTAKESKDALATLTIPSSPTLDRQGFYGYATGTAVHAMLGTSHPPSHDTKNTDLLPVVPGVITKEMASRAKVGVGGTVTVNTIDGDQPVKVAGIAPALPSVPPGRPGVLVDLPTLTQSRLAVDGSGGETITPREWWASARGGRTAPAARELARHPAWGEVAADRVETRSRLRDAPLGAALQGALVLGFAAALAFAVIAFVVNAAVTAGERHREFAVLRALGVPPRQVAGMLAIEQAYLVGLGLLGGTVLGLVVARLVVPHVVLSVQAAEPYPPADLVVQWPVVLAVLGGVAAVLGLVLAPVIRTLRRRNLGAGLRVGEDR